The nucleotide sequence ACCAGATCGGCTTTTCGCCGGACCAGAAATGGTTCATCTCGAACTCGCTGCGCCTGGACCGCATCGACCTGTACCGCTACGACGGCAAGAACCTGACCCTGGCCAAGCGCATCGCGCTGCCGAAGCTGCCCAGTCATATGGCGTTCACGGCCGACAGCACCATGGCCTTTATTACCCAGCAGGGCAGCAACCAGGTCAGCGCCATCGATCTGGCCACGCAAACCGTCAAATGGACCATGTCCGTGGGTCCCGCGCCGGCCGGCATCACCATGACGCCCGATGGCAAACATTTGCTGGTGGGCATCATGGGCAGCGATTATGTGGAAGTAATCGACTGGCGCACGCAAAAGACCGTCAAGCGCATCAAGGCGGGCGCCGGTACGCATAATTTCCGCGCGCTCGGTGACAACCGCATGACGTTTGTCTCGAACCGCGTCTCGAACACCATCAACATCATCGACCAGCAAACCCTGGAAAACGTGGGCACCATCAATGTGCCAGGCGGCCCGGACTGCATGGAAATCACGCCCGATGGCAAGACCATGTGGGTGACCTTGCGCTGGATCAAGAAAGTGGCCGTGATCGATTTGACCACGCGCAAGGTGATCAAGATGATACCGGTGGGCCGCTCGCCCCATGGCGTGTATTTCGCCACCCATTCGCCGCGCATGTGATGATGAAGCGTCTTATTCTGACTGGCGGCTTGCCCGCCGTGCTGCTGTGCGCCAGCGCCATGCTGTCGACCGCGCATGCCGCCGCCGCATTTGCTACCCCTACGGCCACGCCGGCCGCCTGCAAGGGCACCATCTACATGACCTTCGACACGGGCAGCCAGTCGCAAGCGCAACTGATCGCCGACGTGCTGAATAAACGCCATGTGAAGGCAACCTTCTTCCTGGCCAATGAAAAGACCACCCGCGGCGACTATTCGCTCGATGCCTCGTGGGCGCCGTACTGGAAAGACAGGGTCGCCGAAGGCCATGCATTCGGCACGCATACGTTTGACCACGTGTACTGGAAGAAGGATCTGGACCATGGCTTGATCCAGGTCAAGCCCCAGTTTGGCAAGGATGGCGGCAAGCTCGCGTCCTTCACCGACAAGCAGTTCTGCGAGGAATTACGCCGGGTCGATACGCGCTTCCAGGAGTTGACCGGGCACAAGCTTGATCCGTTCTGGCGCGCGCCGGGCGGCTACACCTCGCCGCGCACCCTGGCGGCCGGCAGCGCCTGCGGCTACCAGCATGCAGGCTGGGCGCCGGCGGGCTACTCGGGCGACGAGCTGCCCAGCGACAAGTATCCGAATGCCA is from Janthinobacterium sp. 61 and encodes:
- a CDS encoding beta-propeller fold lactonase family protein — translated: MSTAQAEVVVVLNSRDATVQLLDQKTYAPLSTFAVGKEPHHLMETPDGKSLIVASSVGNELIFLDPVSGQIQRRISNILDPYQIGFSPDQKWFISNSLRLDRIDLYRYDGKNLTLAKRIALPKLPSHMAFTADSTMAFITQQGSNQVSAIDLATQTVKWTMSVGPAPAGITMTPDGKHLLVGIMGSDYVEVIDWRTQKTVKRIKAGAGTHNFRALGDNRMTFVSNRVSNTINIIDQQTLENVGTINVPGGPDCMEITPDGKTMWVTLRWIKKVAVIDLTTRKVIKMIPVGRSPHGVYFATHSPRM
- a CDS encoding polysaccharide deacetylase family protein encodes the protein MKRLILTGGLPAVLLCASAMLSTAHAAAAFATPTATPAACKGTIYMTFDTGSQSQAQLIADVLNKRHVKATFFLANEKTTRGDYSLDASWAPYWKDRVAEGHAFGTHTFDHVYWKKDLDHGLIQVKPQFGKDGGKLASFTDKQFCEELRRVDTRFQELTGHKLDPFWRAPGGYTSPRTLAAGSACGYQHAGWAPAGYSGDELPSDKYPNAMLLKKALANLRSGDIFISHMGIWSRKDPWAPANLDALISGLQDKGFCFATLREHPAYAQKKGQP